A region of Drosophila mauritiana strain mau12 chromosome 3L, ASM438214v1, whole genome shotgun sequence DNA encodes the following proteins:
- the LOC117141683 gene encoding casein kinase II subunit alpha — protein sequence MTLPSAARVYTDVNAHKPDEYWDYENYVVDWGNQDDYQLVRKLGRGKYSEVFEAINITTTEKCVVKILKPVKKKKIKREIKILENLRGGTNIITLLAVVKDPVSRTPALIFEHVNNTDFKQLYQTLTDYEIRYYLFELLKALDYCHSMGIMHRDVKPHNVMIDHENRKLRLIDWGLAEFYHPGQEYNVRVASRYFKGPELLVDYQMYDYSLDMWSLGCMLASMIFRKEPFFHGHDNYDQLVRIAKVLGTEELYAYLDKYNIDLDPRFHDILQRHSRKRWERFVHSDNQHLVSPEALDFLDKLLRYDHVDRLTAREAMAHPYFLPIVNGQMNPNNQQ from the coding sequence ATGACACTTCCAAGTGCGGCTCGCGTGTACACAGATGTCAATGCCCACAAACCGGATGAATATTGGGACTATGAAAATTATGTGGTTGATTGGGGCAATCAAGACGATTATCAGTTGGTCCGTAAATTAGGACGTGGAAAGTATTCTGAGGTCTTTGAGGCCATTAATATTACTACCACAGAAAAGTGCGTTGTTAAAATTTTGAAACctgttaaaaaaaagaagataaAGCGTGAAATCAAAATTTTGGAGAACTTGCGTGGAGGAACAAATATAATAACACTTTTAGCCGTTGTCAAGGATCCTGTTTCTCGTACACCAGCGTTGATTTTTGAGCACGTGAACAACACAGATTTCAAGCAACTTTACCAAACATTAACTGATTATGAGATTCGTTACTACTTGTTTGAGCTTCTTAAGGCACTTGACTACTGCCACAGCATGGGAATAATGCATCGTGATGTAAAGCCCCACAATGTTATGATAGATCACGAAAATCGAAAATTGCGCCTTATAGATTGGGGACTTGCCGAATTTTATCATCCTGGTCAAGAGTATAATGTTCGCGTGGCTTCGAGATACTTTAAAGGTCCCGAATTACTGGTAGATTACCAGATGTATGATTACTCACTGGATATGTGGTCACTTGGTTGTATGTTGGCGTCGATGATATTCCGAAAAGAGCCGTTTTTCCACGGACATGACAACTATGATCAATTGGTGCGCATTGCCAAGGTGCTGGGCACCGAAGAGCTCTACGCATATTTGGATAAATACAATATTGACCTCGATCCAAGATTTCACGACATTCTACAGCGTCACTCAAGAAAGCGATGGGAAAGATTTGTCCATTCTGACAACCAACATCTAGTTTCTCCAGAAGCATTAGACTTTCTTGATAAACTTTTACGCTATGATCACGTTGACCGACTCACAGCTCGCGAAGCAATGGCCCATCCATATTTCTTACCTATT